In Merismopedia glauca CCAP 1448/3, the genomic window TAATTATTTGGGGCGCTATTCACGGTTTTAGTACCCTGACTTGGGCGTTAGGAGTATCAATTGTAGTTTGGCTCTTAAGTATTGGTATCGATTTTTTGGCGGGATATTGGGGTGCTAAACGCTTTGGTGCTAGTTCTTGGGGGCAGTGGGGAGCTTTTATAGGTTTATTTGTGGGAATATTCGGTTTACTACCAGCTTTGCCCATTGGAGGTCCAATTTTAGGTATTTTCGTGGGGCCATTTGTGGGGGCGATTTTGGGAGAATTTCTCTATCGGCGAGAGTTAGAACTTACTCCCAGATTGCGTCAAGCTGTACAAGCGGGAATTGGGATTGTAGTTGGTTCGTTGATCGGACGGTTGATTCATGCTTTACTGGCGATCGCAGCAGTGGTTGTCTTTTTGTGGACGACTTTACCTAGCATGACGGGAACTTAGGGGCGATCGCCACAATCTTATAGATTGATAAGCTAATCAGAATTTAAATTAGGTATGAAAGAGATTTGGAACACAGCTATCAATCAAACTCTCTCCTCTGCTCCTCCGCTCCTCCGCCCCTCTGCACCTTATCCCCCATCTTCACCGTAGCAGAGTGGCTAGAGTATCTTGGAAGTATGGGAATGCTCTAGATCGTGGCTTGGCTAAAGGTGCTGCTAAGCGAAGCACTATTTCCATTAACCAGGGTGCGAGCCGATTACACCATACTGCTAAATGACTCTGCCAGCCTACTAGTATCTCAGTATTACCTTTGTTTAATCCATCTATGAGGGATTTTGCCACTTGCTGTGGAGTCATGGGAATAATCCACCGAAAAGATTGTATATTTCGCACCATGTCAGTCTCAGTTAGAGATGGTAGCAAGGAAACAACTTTGATGTTATGTTGTGCCAATTCTCCTCGTAGTGCTTGGGTAAATCCGACAATTGCAAATTTGGTAGCTGAATATGTAGCCATCGTTGGTGCAGCTAATTTACCCATCAAACTAGATACATTAACGATTGTTCCTTGCTGTTGAGTTGCCATTCGCCTTGCAATTAGACGGGTAACGGTGTACATTCCGACTAGGTTGACGCTGATTTCTGCTTGGACTTGGGGTAAACGAGACTGTAAGAAGGGTACTTGGTGAGCTATACCTGCACAGTTGATCAACAAGTCAATTGGTCCATGATCGCGCCATGCTTGGGCGATCGCAATATTAACCTCTATTGGCTCAGATAAATCTAAAGCTAGGGGGATGGCTTCTACACCAAGGCGTTCAATTTCCGCCGCAACTTCGGCTAATCGCCGTTCATCTCTGGCGACTAATAACAGACGATTGATGCCCTGATTTACTAATTCTAGGGCGATCGCCAAACCAATGCCACGAGAAGCTCCAGTAACTAGAGCGGTTTTTCCTTGAATCTTCACGATGAAAATCTCCAAAAATTGAAGTCTCACTACGCTATTGGGTTAAGCCCAAAAAAAGTTGCTATCAAACGACTTTTGAAGTCGCAATGAGACAAAATATATTCACTTGAGATAATTGAGATGCTGACATTTGTAGGGATGAGTAGAGACGCGATATATCGCATCTCTACTTAGGGCTTGCTGATGAAGCGCATTTCCATCAAACTTAATGCAGGATGTGATGTGAATTCATTAGTCGCCTCCGTTATTTCCGATAGTTGCGATTAACTTCTGGCTCAATTTATGGCTCCAGAAGTTTCTGGAACTTAACTCACTAGACAAGAGAGGAAAACGAGGTCAGACATAATTACTTCTCCTTTTTAAGATCGATGCCTCTCAATCGGTAGGTTGATATGTACAACTTAGCAATTTAGTCAAGTACCTGCAACATTTATTAGCAAAAAGCGGTTATTGTCACATTGCGATACATTGCTCTCAGGAAGGTTAATAAGTTGGATAAATCCTTAACCAGCAAGGGTTTTAAGGATGCGCGATCACTCATCTGTGCAGCATCTTTTTCTATCTTGGATGTGAGTAAATTGCTTTCTCGATCTTTGTGTAGCGGTATTCTCAGGAAAATCCAATTATTATTTAATTAATCTGGAATCTGAGAGAAAATCGTCAATTTAACTGAGTATCACTTTAAAGAAAACTCATCAAACTTAACTGCGGAAACTTCAGGGGTGCAAGTATCAAACCGATAACTACTGACAGTTCCACTTCCTGTATCTAAGATGCTAAACACCGTTATGTCATTACTGGCGATGTAGGGTAAGGGGTTACCTTGAGTATCTAAAACAGGGGCAATGTTGGGTACAATTGGCTCTAACCCATTCGGATCGCCTATAGCTACATATTCTTCTTGGTAACCAGTGGGGATGAAACGGGGGCGATCGCCCCAAGCTGCGCCGTAAGAGTTACCTACATTAGAAGATTCCAGGTAATGAACCCCTTTAGCACTCATAAATCGATTCCACAGGTGGGAATGCCCAAAATATACCATTTGTACTCCCGCAGATTCTAGTAACGGAACCACATCACGGATAATGTAGTCAGCGTGCTTGGGATATTCATAGCGGATGGCGGTTAGGTTTCCCTGGAGATCGGTTTCCCTCACTTGTACGGGATCTGTATAAGCAGGAACGATGTTATCGCCCAATGTGTGAGGCGGATGGTGAAACATCGCGATTTTATACTTAGCTTGACTAAATTCAGGACTTTTTAACTCATTTTCTAACCAAATATACTGTGGAGAACCTGGGTGAATTGGCTCAAAAATATGCTGCCCATAGCCCCAATTTTCGGGATTAGGCAAGTCTTTAGTAGCTTCTCGATATCTACCTTTGATTTCATCTTCTAAAGTCGGATTGCGCCAAATATTTGTAATGTATAAAACAACTAATCTAATGTCACCAAAAGTAACTGCATAATATTTTTTACCACCTGTATCGCTTTGGGGAAGGGAGAATATTTCTTCGTAGGTATTAGTGTTAAAAGTGCGATCTAAAAGAGACTTACCATCACTGGGGAATTTTTCTGCCACTTGTTTGGGGATAGCATCATAAAATTGCTGGTTTAAGCTTTTTTTGAGAGAAAAACGCCCTATTACTTCATGATTTCCAATTGCCGTAAATAAAGGGGCGTGTTGGATTATTTCACCACCTCGGTATATCGTCGAAATGCCATTTTTAGTGAGTTGATAACTAGCTTTTCCCTGCAAACACGGGAAAAAAGCCCCACCGCTACTATCATCAAACCATTGTGAAGCGCGATCGCTCACATTCACTAAATCCCCCGCAAAGAAGACAGCATCAACCCTACCTACAGTTTCTACTACTTTTTGCAAATTAGCAGCAGTCATTGGCATTAACTGATGATCTGAAGTCAGGAGAACTTTTAAGGGTATTCCCACAACTGGTGAAGGTGCAAGAGTAAATATTTGACTGCTAACCTGTTCTCCCTCTTCGGTGATACTAGTTACTTGATAGGGAATTCTCACCCCTGGAATCAGATTAGTAATTTCGGCTTCATGTCGCCAAATATGCCTTAACTGAGGAGTTTCCTGAAGGATATTGTTTTGATAATCTTCTCTTAATCTAGATTTACTATCTTCTCTGATACGAGTCAGCTTAAAAGTTATGGCACAAGCGGTTTGACAGAGGCGAACTGATGCACTCTCGCCATATGCAACTAGATGATCTTTTCCCGCAAATTCAGTAAACCACACCACTCGCACCGAGTTAGATGTAGGTAATTGTAAAAATGGATCTGCCAGCAAATCGATTTTTTGAGTCATAGATATCTGAGCAGAAGCCAACAACGGAGAGGGTGGGATTTGAACCCACGGAACCCGCAAGGGTTCACTTGATTTCAAGTCAAGCGCATTCGACCACTCTGCCACCTCTCCAGATAACTCATTATATCATTTAGCGGGTGGAAGTAAATCATTGAAAGTGATACAAGATCTAAGTTTTAACCTGCGGTGAACCTTTTTCAGCAGCAGAAGCGCATAATGAGTTTGATGTCCTACCGGCTCTAAAAACGACAGCAGATAAATAAGTACCTCACCAATTCCTATGCCCCATACCCTATGCCCCGTGCCCCATGCCGTATGCCCAAAACCAACTTATACAATTAATTTTGCCTACCTACTTACTACAACTGTTAAGAATTTTTGCGTTTAGTCAAGTGTTGATAGACAAATTAAAAACCTGTAAGGCTTTACTGATAAACTTTTCAGAGATTGATACTAGGTAAATAGCCGCTTAAAGCGACTGCTCTTACCTGAGAAAATTTAGAAGCATTAACCCGATTGATTCAAAAGCACATTCGGTAAAAACTTTAAGATCGAGCGATCGCACTAGGGAGAATTGCTGTGAAATTAGCTTATTGGATGTACGCAGGTCCCGCTCACATTGGTACTCTACGCATTGCTACTTCTTTCAAGAACGTTCATGCAATCATGCACGCACCCTTGGGAGATGATTATTTTAACGTCATGCGCTCTATGCTAGAGAGGGAGAGGGATTTCACCCCAGTTACTGCTAGCGTCGTAGATCGCAATGTCTTAGCACGGGGTTCTCAAGAGAAAGTTGTAGACAATATTACCCGTAAAGACGCTGAAGAAAAGCCAGATCTGATCGTTCTGACTCCTACCTGCACTTCCAGCATCTTACAAGAAGACTTGCAAAACTTCGTCGATCGCGCCCAATTGGAGGCTAAAGGCGATGTAATGCTAGCGGATGTAAATCACTATCGGGTCAACGAATTACAAGCCGCAGACCGCACTTTACTGCAAATCGTTGAGTATTACATCAATAAAGCTCGCAAGCAAGGAAATCTACCAGAAGGAAAAACTGAAAAGCCTTCAGTTAATATTATCGGTATCAGTACCCTTGGCTTCCACAACCAGCACGATTGTACCGAATTAAAGCGGCTGATGAAGGATTTGGGCATTGAAGTCAACGAAGTCATTCCTGAAGGTGCTAGCGTTCACAATCTCAAGAATTTGCCTCGCGCTTGGTTTAACCTAGTTCCCTATCGGGAAGTAGGTTTAATGGCTGCTAGCTATCTAGAGAAGGAATTTGGGACTCCTTGCGTCAATATTACGCCAATGGGAGTCGTAGAAACGGCGCGGTGTATTCGCAAGATTCAGCAAATCTTGAATCGACAAGGTGCTGATGTGGATTACGAAGACTTTATCAACGAACAGACTCTATACGTTTCTCAAGCTGCTTGGTTCTCTCGTTCTATTGACTGTCAAAACCTAACTGGCAAAAAAGCTGTGGTTTTCGGTGATAGCACCCACGCAGCCGCAATGACCAAAATTTTAGCCCGCGAAATGGGAATTCATGTAGTTTGGGCTGGAACTTATTGTAAGTATGATGCTGAATGGTTCAAACAGGAAGTCAGTGAATACTGCGAAGAAGTCTTAATTAGCGAAGATAACGGTCAAATTGGAGATGCGATCGCCAGAGTTGAGCCATCCGCGATTTTTGGCACCCAAATGGAACGTCACGTTGGAAAACGTTTAGATATTCCCTGTGGTGTCATCGCTGCACCAGTTCACATCCAAAACTTCCCTATCGGTTACAAGCCATTCTTAGGCTATGAAGGAACCAATCAAATCGCAGATTTAGTCTATAATTCCTTTACCTTGGGAATGGAAGACCATTTATTGGAGATATTCGGCGGTCACGATACCAAAGAAGTTATCCATAAAGGAATTTCCGCAGATTCAGACTTGGGTTGGAATCGCGAAGCCACAGCCGAACTCAACAAAATCCCTGGTTTTGTGAGAGGGAAAGTCAAGCGAAATACTGAGAAATTCGCTCGCGATCGCGGATTAAACGAAATCACCCTAGAAGTGATGTATGCAGCTAAAGAGTCTGTAGGCGCTTAAAGGGAAGCAGGGGAAGCAGAGGGGAGGGAATGCAGTCAGATCGTCGCAATATTTTCCTCTCAGCCTCTCATACCAAATCCGCATAGATAACCCAATCAACAATTCATACTTCAAATCAGCACTTATTTCGTTCGTCTGTATCGTACCAAGGACTTTTACTTTCTATTTCTGTCGTAGCAATAGGTCTTTGTTCTGGTGCAGGAGAAATTGTGTCAGATGTTTGTAAAGGTTGTTTTTCTGGTGGCAAAACTGCCCCTAGTCTTACTTGAATTTGTGGACCAGAGCTAGCTAATCGGAAAACCATACCATCAGTTACCGGTACTTGGTCAATTGACTTACCGTCAAAATAAGTACCATTAGCACCAATACTAACTACTTCCCAGTTAGATTCTTTGGCTCTTAGTTCAACGTGGTAACGGGAAACTACTGCACTATATAACACCACATCATTGTCTACTGCTCGTCCAATCCGCACGACTGTTTCTGACTCAAAAGTCCAACTTTGAACTGGTATTGATTGTAAAGGATGCAGTAAAGTCAGCGTAATCACTTTTCTTATAACTCACAAATAGTTTTGCGTTTAATTCGGCTATTTCCAATATTAGTAATTGGTAATTAAACATGAAAAGCTTGGGGAATAAACCTCAATTTTTTCCCAATTATTCCACTTATTAAGTTCAATGACACTTATTTAGTCATGATTTGTACTTATTCTACCCTGGTTATTTATTAAAACTCTAATTAGTCGAAAATGTATCTTCAAGATGCCAAGAGAAGCCCAAATTAATTTGTGGAAATGTCAACTAACCATCAAAATGAAGGGTAGGAAAAGATTTAGAAATCTACCTACCCCCAAATTTAGCTATGAGCTTTGGAATAAAAAGGTGACCAAATCTCCCTTACCAAGACTAATGCGATCGCCTGGACGTAACTTATGACGGTTACCTTTGGCTAAAACATTGTGATTGATGTAAGTACCATTAGAACTGCCTACGTCTTCTATATAGTAAGCATCTCCTTCAACTCGAATATCGGAATGAATTCGAGAGACAATTTCGGAATTAGGAAAACCAGAAACGTCAATATCTGGAGGAACTTGGTCGTTTGGCTTACCTATATGAATTACAGATAGGTTAAGGGGGAGTTCCAGTAATTGATTAGTTTGTAAATGCAGTAATTTGGCTGATTGTAGCTGGAGTTGGGTACTAGCCATCCCCGATGTTGGCATGACTGGCATCGGTGGCGGTACTGGATCTGGTATTGTGACTGCTCCCGGATCTGGCATTGGCGGTACCGGATCTGGTATTGGTAGCGGTACTGGATCTGGCATTGGTGGCGATACCGGATCTGGCATTGGTGGCGATACCGGATCTGGCATTGGTGGTGGTATCGGATCTGGCATTGGCGGTGCCGGATCTGGCATTGGTGGCGATACCGGATCTGGAGAATTAACTACCGTAGCTGGTAAAGAACTGCCACTATAGCTAGGAGAAGGAGGAGGAGAACCTGGATTGACTACTAAAGTTTCTCCTGGCAGGGGATAGTCAGGAAAATCTGGTAGAGAGGGAAAATCTGGTAGATCCGGTAACCCACTAGATAAAGGTGAACTGGGTTTTAGACCAGTACCACATTGACCACAAAACGTAGCATCTGCTTGCACGCTAGCCCCACAATTAGGGCAAGCACAGGTACTAGGTAATGGAGTGAAACAAGCTTCACAGTGGCTGGAGCCATCGGGATTTTGGTGATTGCAATTGGGGCAAACAATCATAACAAACTCCTCACATAGACGTTGAGTTGCATCATAATTTTATCCGTAACTTTATTGCTAAGCAGGGAATAGCTGTTAGTTTTACCGATCTGTCTTAACATATCTTTCCCCAGCAGCTTGATCTAATATCCACCAAAGTTCACCTTTTGGGCGAATCAATCTCGCAGGATAGGTTAATTCATCTCCTGTGGGGGCAAAAATTTGAGCCAAGGCAGGTTGTTTACTAGAACCAGTCACAACAAAAACCACGCATTTGGCATGGTTGAGAACTGGTACAGTTAAGGTCAGTCGAGGTTGACCGTCCTTAAAACCTACTGTAACTAAGCGATCGCTCACTTGCAAAGCTTCTGTGTGGGGAAATAATGAGGCAGTATGAGCATCATCTCCAATCCCCAACAGGATTAGATCGAATTCTGGGATTTCTCCAGAAGATAAGTCAAAAAAATCTTTTAGTTCTCTTTCGTGTGCTGTAGCGGCTGCGGCTGGATCTGCTAATGTCGTAGACATGGGGTGAATGTTGCTAGCCGGAATGGGTACGCGATCGAGCCAAGCTTGACGAGCCATTTTTTGATTGCTATCAGGGTGATCTGGGGGCACGTAGCGCTCATCTCCCCAAAAAATATGGATTTGCTCCCAAGGTAGGTTTTGAGTGGCTAGAGCTTCATATAAAGGCTTAGGGGTACTCCCTCCAGACAAGGCTATGGTAAACTTTCCCCGTGCCTCAATTGCAACTTCTGCTTTTTGTAAAATTAGTTCCAAGGCTTTGTCGATGACAGCTTGGCGATCGCTCAAGACTTCTATTATTCGATCCATAAGTAGCAATAGTTTAGAATTTTCAATCAACAAATTTGGTTCTGTTCCCCTGCTCTTGTAGCATATTGGGAATGTGAATGTGGATCTTGTAAAATTTTGTGTGAATGCAGATGAAAGCCAACAATACTTTAACCTTAGCCCCCTTCTTATTAAAAACTGTGGGTGGGTTACTAATTTTAGCCTCTTTAGTAGAGTACATTTTACTATTTTTCCCACCAGCAGTTTCCGATCCTAAGCTGCTAGATCAGTATTGGAAAATAGACTTTTGGAATCAATTGGTTAATAGTGGAGTTGTCCCGTTAGTGGGGATGTTATTAATTTTTGCGGGATATTGGATGAGTTCAACCCTTAATATCTCTCCAAAGCGTCCATTTTGGCAGGATTTACGCTTTTGGGTGGCGCTCTTAGCTACAATTTTGGGTATTGCTTATTTGGTGACTATTCCTGTTTATTTGAGTAACGTTAACTTTGTCAAAGAAGATACCATCAAAAACATTGATGCTAAAACAGTAGTTGAAAAAGATCGGCTCAACAAGCAGTTAGAACAAGTTAATGCTCAATTAGCAGAATATCAAAAAGTTGCTAAAGACAAACCTAAATTAGAACAAGAAATTGCTCGGATCACTCAAGCAATTAATAGCGGTCAAGTTCAGGGAACGCAATTAGAACAATTTAATAATGCTCGCGCTAATTTGGAGAGTCTAAAAAATAATTCTCAAGTGTTAGAACAAAGAAATAAACAAATCCAAGAAGAAGCTAAAAAAGAATTAGCTAGAATAGATAGTTCTCAAAAAGATGCTAAGGCAATTACAGCTAATAATGCGATCCTTTCAGTAACTAAGACTGATTTGAAAAGTTTAATTTTAGCGATCGCTCATACAATTGTTGGTTGGATGGGTTTGAAAAATGTGTTGACTAGTTCTCCAAATACTGTTGAAAAATGGGAGTAATTATCCTACTGTAAAGCAGCTAATTTATCTGCCCAACGAGTAGTTTCAGGTAAACGATATTTGCTAGTACAAGCTAGAGTATACCTAATTGCTGTTGGCAAACTTATCTGATGTCCTGGAGAAACAAAGACTGGTTTAATACCTGTCCGAGTGCGTAAAACCGCACCAATAGTTTCACCTTCAGAAGTTAAAGGTTGCCAACTTCCTTGGGTTAAAGGTACTTGTTCGTAGTCTCCAGTCAGCCAAGATTTAGCGACTCCAATGGTAGGCTTATTAATTAACACTCCTAAATGGCAAGCAATTCCTAATCGACGCGGATGAGCCGTTCCTTGTCCATCACAAAGGATTAAATCTGGTTGAATAGTCACAGCATTTAATGCTTCTAAAATAGCTGGTATTTCTCGAAACGAAAGATATCCAGGAACATAGGGAAATGCGGTTTTACAACGTGCTAAAGCATGAGTTTGTAATTCTAGTTGAGGAAAGTTGAGGACAGCGATCGCCGCTTGAGTAATACCTTTTTGTTTGTCATAACTAACATCCACCCCAGCGACATAATTAATAGTTGGTAATTGATCTTCCAGAATGACTTTATTCTTGAGTTTTTCCTGAACTACTTTAGCTTCTGCTATTGTCAAATCCCAAGAATGTTCGTGGAAGATTTCCATGATCCTATTACCTTAACTTCTAATTTCTACAGGCATAACCAAATAAGTCATTTTAAAACCTCCTAATGGTCTAAAAATAATGGGATTTAAGGCACCATTTAGCTGCATTTGCAGTTGGTCACCAACAATACACTTTAAACCATCCAAAAGATATTTAACGTTAAACGCTACGTCGATACTACTACCAGAAATTTGGCTATCTAAAGACTCTTTTCCACTACCTACATCCGCAGCTTCAACAGAAAGAAATAACTTTTGATTTTCACTATCGATGCTAAATTTAACCAAATTATTTTTTTGATCTGCTAGTACAGAAATTCTTTCTAAAGCGCTAACTAGTTTCTTTCTCTCTAATATTACTTCCCGTTCAAATTGTTGGGGAATTAATTGTTGATAATTAGGATACTGACCATCTAATGTTCGACTAGTTAATCGTTGTTTTTCTAATTCAAATACTACCTGACCTGGTTCTTGTTGAAGACAGATTTGATTTTTAGCTTCACTGTCGCGATCGCTTCGACTCGCGTTTAGAGACTCGCTGCTTCCTAGCATTCTCTCTACTTCTCGTAAAGCTTTAGCTGGAACAGTCACTTGAAAGATTTCTGCTGGTTGAGTATTTTCCTCTGCTGACTCTTCCTCCCCAGAACCTGCGATCCTACTTTCAACTACCGCTAAGCGATGTCCATCAGTAGCCGCAAACTCCAGAGTACCACCCCGAACTTTCAAATGAACCCCTGTAAGAATTTGCTTGGTATCATCAGGACTAGTCGCAAATAGAGTCCCTCGCAAGCCATCAAATAACGCTGCTATAGGGAAATATGTTTTTCTATCATTGCCTATAGCTGGTAAATCTGGATATTCATCCGTTCCCATTCCCCTGATTTGGTAATTACCAGAAATAGAGGCAATAGTCGCTAAGAATTCTCCATCATCTGTTTCAATGGTAATTTCTCCCTCTGGTAAGCGAGAGATGATGTCATTAAGAAGTTTTGCTGGTAAGGTAACTTGTCCAGAAGTTGCTACTGATGCGCTAAAAGTACTGTGAATGCCTAAACTTAGGTCAAATGCAGTTAAACTAACTGTTTGAGTATCTGCGTCTCCTATTAGCTTAACATTGGCTAAAATTGGATGTGTCGGACGAGAGGGAACAGCTTTGGCTACCAATGAGAGATTGGTACTCAAATCTTTTTGAGTCGATGTCAGTTTCATTACGGACCTAAATCGGTGCTAAGAGCGCTTACCAATGGTAGCAAACGATAAACAATTTAGCACCCTCCCTCTTACTACTACTAAATTTAGTTAATATATATAATTAGTCTTAGTAGAACCTGGGGAAACTGTGGAAAAAGTTTCATATTTTCCACCAGCTAATTGTTGTAGCGGATACACACCTGTGGAAAACCTGTGAATAAAGTAGTGAGTTTTCCCCAACTTAGCTATGAGTCGTAAAACTTTCCACCAATAATCCACAGTAATTGGATAGTTTTACACAAAGTTTTCCACAGAAAAGGCAGAGTTTTCCACAGAGGGAGGGATGGATACTAGTTTTTGTCTCGGCTAGAGAAATTGATGCGATCGCTCAACTGTCTGATAGTTTTTGCCATTTCTGGATCGGTTTGTCGGAGTTGAGAAATTTTTTCATAGCTGTATAAAACAGTAGTATGGTCTTTTCCGCCAAATTCCTCGCCAATTCTGGGAAAACTTAAATCTGTATGCTGACGCATTAAATACATCCCAATTTGTCTCGCCAGACTAATTTCTCTGCGCCTAGAATTACCTTTTAAATCTTCTATAGAAACATTAAAAGCGTCAGCAATTATTTGTAAGACAGCGATTGGTTTAGCTTCAACGATTGCACTTTGAGGACTTAAAATAGGGGCAATATTTTCGACTGTCATGGGTAACCCAGAAATAGACATATAAGCAACACTACGAATTAACGCGCCTTCTAACTCGCGAATATTTGAAGTGTAATTAACCGCTATATATTCAATTACATTTCTGGGTAAATCCACATTTTCATACTCAGCTTTTTTCTGTAAAATTGCCATCCGAGTTTCTAAATCAGGAGCCTGAATATCGGCAATTAATCCCATCGAAAATCTCGAACAAAGACGTTCTTGTAATCGAGGAATTTGATTAGGAGGACGGTCAGAAGCAATGACGACTTGTTTCCCAGTTTCGTGCAGAGTATTAAAAGTATAAAAAAACTCTTCTTGAGTGTATTCTTTACCCTCAATAAACTGGATATCATCAACTAAAAGTACATCTGCTGCTCGATAGTGTTCTCGAAAACTGTGCATACTATCTTTACGAATCGCAGTGATTAAGTCGTTAGTAAACTTTTCCGTAGAGACATAAAATATTTTTGATTCAGGACAAATCTCAAGACGATAATGACCAATTGCTTGCATCAAATGAGTTTTTCCCAAACCCACACCACCACAGAGAAATAATGGATTAAATTCTCTCCCTGGGGACTCAGCTACAGCCAAAGAAGCAGCATGAGCCATGCGGTTATTAGAGCCAACTACAAACCTAGAAAAGATATATTTATGATTTAATTGAGTTGGCTGAACAGTTGGATTAACTGGTTTTTCGGGTGTGGGAACTGGTTGTGGCAAAGACCAGGAAAAAATTGCCGAATTGTCAATTCCTCCCTCCTCAACCTTAGCGACTGTAATTAAAATTTCTAAAGGTTGACCCACAATTTCTTGCACTACATCGCTAATCATTTTGATGTAGTACTTTTGCAACCAATTTTTGGCAAATGGATTGGGAGTGCAGATAATCAAGCGATCGCTAGCTAACTCTTCAACAGTAGCTGTTTTAATCCAAGTTTCAAATGTAGGACGACTCAGTTGTTGCTGTAATCGTTCTAAAACCTGACTCCAAAGTTGTTGTGGGGAAATATCCAAGTTCACCGAACTCCGTTAACTTGCTTAAGGAGGTAGTAACATCGAGTATAACTAGCGATCGCAACTTCTCAATCAACTTGACTATGAGTGAAATTTTACCGATTTCTCAACTAGGTGCTACAATTCTGCGCCAGCGCGCTCAAGAAATCAGCGATCTGAGACAATCCGATATTCAACAACTTATAGGGGATCTCATCAAGACCGTTAAATCTGCCCAGGGAGTGGGGA contains:
- the dnaN gene encoding DNA polymerase III subunit beta, with protein sequence MKLTSTQKDLSTNLSLVAKAVPSRPTHPILANVKLIGDADTQTVSLTAFDLSLGIHSTFSASVATSGQVTLPAKLLNDIISRLPEGEITIETDDGEFLATIASISGNYQIRGMGTDEYPDLPAIGNDRKTYFPIAALFDGLRGTLFATSPDDTKQILTGVHLKVRGGTLEFAATDGHRLAVVESRIAGSGEEESAEENTQPAEIFQVTVPAKALREVERMLGSSESLNASRSDRDSEAKNQICLQQEPGQVVFELEKQRLTSRTLDGQYPNYQQLIPQQFEREVILERKKLVSALERISVLADQKNNLVKFSIDSENQKLFLSVEAADVGSGKESLDSQISGSSIDVAFNVKYLLDGLKCIVGDQLQMQLNGALNPIIFRPLGGFKMTYLVMPVEIRS
- the nfi gene encoding deoxyribonuclease V (cleaves DNA at apurinic or apyrimidinic sites); amino-acid sequence: MEIFHEHSWDLTIAEAKVVQEKLKNKVILEDQLPTINYVAGVDVSYDKQKGITQAAIAVLNFPQLELQTHALARCKTAFPYVPGYLSFREIPAILEALNAVTIQPDLILCDGQGTAHPRRLGIACHLGVLINKPTIGVAKSWLTGDYEQVPLTQGSWQPLTSEGETIGAVLRTRTGIKPVFVSPGHQISLPTAIRYTLACTSKYRLPETTRWADKLAALQ
- the dnaA gene encoding chromosomal replication initiator protein DnaA, which gives rise to MDISPQQLWSQVLERLQQQLSRPTFETWIKTATVEELASDRLIICTPNPFAKNWLQKYYIKMISDVVQEIVGQPLEILITVAKVEEGGIDNSAIFSWSLPQPVPTPEKPVNPTVQPTQLNHKYIFSRFVVGSNNRMAHAASLAVAESPGREFNPLFLCGGVGLGKTHLMQAIGHYRLEICPESKIFYVSTEKFTNDLITAIRKDSMHSFREHYRAADVLLVDDIQFIEGKEYTQEEFFYTFNTLHETGKQVVIASDRPPNQIPRLQERLCSRFSMGLIADIQAPDLETRMAILQKKAEYENVDLPRNVIEYIAVNYTSNIRELEGALIRSVAYMSISGLPMTVENIAPILSPQSAIVEAKPIAVLQIIADAFNVSIEDLKGNSRRREISLARQIGMYLMRQHTDLSFPRIGEEFGGKDHTTVLYSYEKISQLRQTDPEMAKTIRQLSDRINFSSRDKN
- a CDS encoding HpsJ family protein; translated protein: MKANNTLTLAPFLLKTVGGLLILASLVEYILLFFPPAVSDPKLLDQYWKIDFWNQLVNSGVVPLVGMLLIFAGYWMSSTLNISPKRPFWQDLRFWVALLATILGIAYLVTIPVYLSNVNFVKEDTIKNIDAKTVVEKDRLNKQLEQVNAQLAEYQKVAKDKPKLEQEIARITQAINSGQVQGTQLEQFNNARANLESLKNNSQVLEQRNKQIQEEAKKELARIDSSQKDAKAITANNAILSVTKTDLKSLILAIAHTIVGWMGLKNVLTSSPNTVEKWE